The genomic DNA TATCACTCAGAATCAACAAAGTCATCAAAACAGGATTTCTAATCATTTCATGTTGCCTGAGATGGAATCTGTGACTTTCATACAAACTGAACAGAAATTCTAAAAATCTGCTGTTTTAATGTAGAAAAGACTCCAATTTTAATgatgtttttatgtatttgtaAATAAAGTTTGTTCTAATGACGATTTAAGTAAATACAAGTCCCCGTTGTTTCCTAACGATGTTTGTTTCTCCTTCATCTGATTCCAAAGCaggaagaaaacaaacaaaacttgATTTTACATGTAAATTTGTTGGAATCTGCCAGAGTTTCTTTAAGCTTCAGCAGACGCAGCAGGTTTATTAACTGGTCAATATTTGTCTGAACAAGGTGATCAGATTATCTCAGCTCATTAGTCTGTGTTTGTTTTAGTAAGTGCTGCAACGGgtcagtcatacacacacacacacacacacacacacacacacacacactgaggcttGTTTTCTGGAATCTCAGGACATTTAAACCTGTTTTATGAAAAACTTTTGtatatttgttgttttcttttgtccGCGTTAAGGAGGTTTGTCTCCTCTAACAGGTAAACACGTTGTCGTGACAACGCTGGAGAGCTGACAGAAGGTGAGGGTGGCATTGTctctgtggaggaggaggaggtggtggggtATAAAAGCAGGAAACCCCCTTCGATCTGCCTCACACCAGCTGCCCTACTCCTCCCCAGACTCTACAGGTGAGTAGATCCTGACCAGGTCTGTGTTCAGCTCTTCTCCAGCATGGCGGCTCTGTGGTTCCAGTCCTTCTCTCTGCTGGTCTTACTGGTGGTTTCATGGCCCGGATCCCAGGCCGTTGCTCCTCCGCAGCACCTGTGTGGTTCTCACCTGGTGGATGCCCTCTATCTGGTCTGTGGGGACAGAGGGTTCTTCTACAACCCAAAGAGAGACGTGGACCCCCTGCTGGGTGAGACCTAAAGCCAGACCTCATTCAGACTTTAGATGACATTTTTATCTTTCAtctcacaaataataataatttataaaaCTCAGACATCTGGACCGCAGGTAAGCTGAAGATCTTCAGATTTTTGAAACATAAACAACATTTCATGTTTATTTGTAAACCTCTGCTCCTCCTGGTACTTGTTACTGGTTTTATTTGGCTTCTTTTTCAGGTCTGTACAGCCTTTGTCTTTATTTCTGCTCATTTTGCAACAAGTGCTGATCTCTAAAACTGGAGCTTCCCCTTCACTTTGGTCACTTTCTTCTTTTAACACACAAACTAATCAAAAAGCTCTCATTTTAATGACTATTTGTTGACTAATGTTCATATGAtacatgacctgcacttgtatagcgcctctcagagtaaggactccaaagcgctttacactacagtgtatcattcatccattcacacacacacattcacacactgatggtgatgagctacaatgtagccacagctgccctggggcgcactgacagaggtgaggctgctgagaacaggtgccactggtccctccgacccccaccagcaggtaaggagggtgaagtgccttgcccaaggacacagcagcaaatTTCCCTGGAGAGAGCTGGGATCCATCCTGTAGCCCTCCTATTCCTGGACTCCCTGATGCCCTTATATAACAACAATCAAACTTTCTACTATGGTTTATATGTCCTCCTGCAGTACTCATGTAGTACTCCACCAGAGGGCGGGTGGCATGCGGAGCACTTGATGCAGGAATGCACTAATCTTGTTAAGGTGGTAGAGATCTTTACCCAGCCAGCAGAATGTCTGGGCCCCATGGTGGCCCCACAGGGgtttgcccacatagattttaaAGTCCCAGAAGTTgttacacacactggtgtgtggtaaAGTTTGTCCTCCACATCTGACCCATCGTCATGGggcgtggtgagctgcagacacggccgcactCCAGAACTATTTGGTAGTTTGGAGGATTTTCAAGAGGGACCAAAAGGTTTGATTCAGACATGGGCTCATCAAAATATTTGTGTATGCTAGCTGGGCTATTATTAAACATTAGATATGGCAACGTCACATTAATTAGTCAAACAACCAACGCATAACTTGACCTGTTCTGCCTCGTTGGCCCATCCAGGTTTCCTCTCTCCTAAGACCGGACCAGGACCAGTTCATGGCGGTGAGAATGAGGTGGCGGAGTTCGCCTTCAAGGACCAGATGGAGATGCTGGTTAAGAGAGGCATCGTTGAGCAGTGCTGCCACAGACCCTGCAACATCTTCGACCTGCAGAACTACTGCAACTGAGCATTGCGTTTAGCCAAGCCTCGTCACCTCCACGTGAAGGGGGCGGAGCTACACTCTTCCTAACCGGCTGCAGTCAGTGAAGAACTGACTGATGGATGAAGATATTTTTGCAAGAAAATAAAGATTAATGAATTGAGAACATTTCTGTTTTTGTTGAACAATTCACATTTTAATGTTTGTTTCCATCCTGAGAACAGCGCTCACTTGTTTTGCTGTAAAAatgttttatcatcatcattttaaaGGTTAGTTGGACCTCATTTGGTTTAGTAGATTTAGAAGTTCAAAATTAAACAATAGGAG from Nothobranchius furzeri strain GRZ-AD chromosome 10, NfurGRZ-RIMD1, whole genome shotgun sequence includes the following:
- the LOC129159772 gene encoding insulin — protein: MAALWFQSFSLLVLLVVSWPGSQAVAPPQHLCGSHLVDALYLVCGDRGFFYNPKRDVDPLLGFLSPKTGPGPVHGGENEVAEFAFKDQMEMLVKRGIVEQCCHRPCNIFDLQNYCN